The following coding sequences lie in one Lelliottia jeotgali genomic window:
- a CDS encoding Folate-dependent protein for Fe-S cluster synthesis,repair in oxidative stress, with protein sequence MAFNPFPPRQPVASARLPLTLISLDDWALATLVGADAEKYLQGQVTADVSQMTEHQHLLAAHCDPKGKMWSNLRLFRRQDGFALIERRSLRDAQLTELKKYAVFSKVTIAADDEHVLLGVAGFQARAALKNLFSELPDAEKQLVSEGATSILWFEQPAERFLLVTDVATAERVTEALRGEAQLNNSQQWLALNIEAGLAVIDAANSAQFIPQATNLQALGGISFKKGCYTGQEMVARAKFRGANKRALWYLAGHASRVPEAGEDLELKMGDNWRRTGTILAAVQLDDGRLLVQVVMNNDMEPDSVFRVRDDAGTLSIEPLPYSLEE encoded by the coding sequence ATGGCTTTTAACCCATTTCCTCCTCGCCAGCCCGTCGCCTCCGCGCGTCTGCCGCTGACGCTGATTTCTCTTGATGACTGGGCGCTGGCGACCCTCGTCGGTGCAGATGCCGAAAAATATCTGCAGGGCCAGGTGACCGCAGACGTAAGCCAGATGACTGAGCACCAGCATCTGCTGGCGGCGCATTGCGATCCGAAAGGTAAGATGTGGAGCAATCTACGTCTTTTCCGCCGTCAGGACGGTTTCGCCCTGATTGAACGCCGCAGTCTGCGCGATGCGCAGCTGACTGAACTGAAGAAATACGCGGTGTTTTCCAAAGTCACCATCGCTGCGGATGACGAGCATGTTCTGTTAGGCGTGGCTGGTTTCCAGGCACGCGCCGCGCTGAAAAACCTGTTCAGCGAACTACCGGATGCCGAGAAACAGCTGGTCAGCGAAGGCGCAACTTCGATTCTGTGGTTTGAGCAACCTGCCGAGCGCTTCCTGCTGGTCACCGACGTGGCTACCGCAGAGCGCGTCACGGAAGCCCTGCGCGGTGAAGCGCAGCTGAACAACAGCCAGCAGTGGTTAGCCCTGAACATTGAAGCCGGATTAGCGGTTATTGATGCAGCCAACAGCGCGCAGTTTATCCCGCAGGCGACAAACCTGCAGGCGCTGGGCGGCATCAGTTTTAAGAAAGGCTGCTACACCGGTCAGGAGATGGTGGCGCGGGCCAAATTCCGTGGGGCTAATAAACGCGCCCTGTGGTATCTGGCAGGCCATGCCAGCCGCGTACCAGAAGCCGGGGAAGATCTCGAACTGAAGATGGGCGACAACTGGCGTCGTACCGGCACCATTTTAGCTGCCGTTCAGCTGGACGATGGTCGTCTGCTGGTGCAGGTAGTAATGAATAACGACATGGAGCCGGACAGCGTATTCCGCGTGCGTGACGATGCCGGCACCTTGAGCATTGAACCCCTGCCGTATTCGTTAGAAGAGTAG